In one Streptomyces venezuelae genomic region, the following are encoded:
- a CDS encoding malate dehydrogenase, with translation MTRTPVNVTVTGAAGQIGYALLFRIASGHLLGADVPVNLRLLEITPALKAAEGTAMELDDCAFPLLNSIEISDDPNVAFDGANVALLVGARPRTKGMERGDLLEANGGIFKPQGKAINDHAADDIKVLVVGNPANTNALIAQAAAPDVPAERFTAMTRLDHNRALSQLAKKTGSSVADIKRLTIWGNHSATQYPDIFHAEIAGKNAAEVVGDQAWLADTFIPTVAKRGAAIIEARGASSAASAANAAIDHVHTWVNGTAEGDWTSMGIPSDGSYGVPEGLISSFPVTTKDGKYEIVQGLEINEFSRTRIDASVQELTEEREAVRGLGLI, from the coding sequence ATGACCCGCACTCCCGTGAATGTCACCGTCACCGGCGCGGCCGGCCAGATCGGCTACGCGCTGCTCTTCCGCATCGCCTCGGGCCACCTGCTCGGCGCGGACGTGCCGGTCAACCTGCGCCTTCTCGAGATCACGCCGGCGCTCAAGGCCGCCGAGGGCACCGCCATGGAGCTCGACGACTGCGCCTTCCCGCTGCTGAACTCGATCGAGATCAGCGACGACCCGAACGTCGCCTTCGACGGCGCCAACGTCGCCCTGCTCGTCGGCGCCCGCCCGCGCACCAAGGGCATGGAGCGCGGTGACCTCCTCGAGGCCAACGGCGGCATCTTCAAGCCGCAGGGCAAGGCCATCAACGACCACGCCGCGGACGACATCAAGGTCCTGGTCGTCGGCAACCCCGCCAACACCAACGCGCTCATCGCGCAGGCCGCCGCCCCGGACGTACCGGCCGAGCGCTTCACCGCGATGACCCGCCTGGACCACAACCGCGCGCTCTCGCAGCTCGCGAAGAAGACCGGCTCCTCGGTCGCCGACATCAAGCGCCTCACCATCTGGGGCAACCACTCGGCCACCCAGTACCCGGACATCTTCCACGCGGAGATCGCCGGCAAGAACGCCGCCGAGGTCGTGGGCGACCAGGCCTGGCTCGCCGACACCTTCATCCCGACCGTCGCCAAGCGCGGTGCCGCGATCATCGAGGCCCGTGGCGCCTCGTCGGCCGCCTCCGCAGCCAACGCCGCCATCGACCACGTCCACACGTGGGTCAACGGCACGGCCGAGGGCGACTGGACCTCCATGGGCATCCCGTCGGACGGTTCGTACGGCGTTCCCGAGGGCCTCATCTCGTCCTTCCCCGTCACCACCAAGGACGGCAAGTACGAGATCGTCCAGGGCCTGGAGATCAACGAGTTCTCGCGTACGCGCATCGACGCCTCCGTGCAGGAGCTCACCGAGGAGCGCGAGGCCGTGCGCGGTCTCGGCCTCATCTGA
- the purN gene encoding phosphoribosylglycinamide formyltransferase: MAKSAEVARPERPVERPVKRLVVLVSGSGTNLQALLDTIRAEGPEGYGAEIVAVGADRDGIAGLERAERAGVPTFVCRVKDHATRDEWDAALAEATAAHDPDLVVSAGFMKIVGKEFLARFGGRFVNTHPALLPSFPGAHGARDALAYGVKVTGCTVHFVDDGVDTGPIIAQGVVEVRDEDDESALHERIKEVERTLLVDVVGRLARHGYRIEGRKVLIP; this comes from the coding sequence GTGGCCAAGAGCGCTGAGGTCGCGCGCCCCGAGCGCCCAGTCGAGCGCCCCGTCAAGCGTCTCGTCGTGCTGGTGTCCGGCTCGGGCACGAATCTCCAGGCCCTGCTCGACACCATCCGTGCCGAGGGCCCGGAGGGCTACGGCGCCGAGATCGTCGCCGTCGGCGCCGACCGCGACGGCATCGCGGGCCTGGAGCGCGCCGAGCGCGCGGGCGTCCCGACCTTCGTCTGCCGGGTGAAGGACCACGCGACCCGCGACGAGTGGGACGCGGCCCTGGCCGAGGCGACGGCCGCGCACGACCCCGACCTGGTGGTCTCCGCCGGGTTCATGAAGATCGTGGGGAAGGAGTTCCTCGCGCGCTTCGGCGGGCGGTTCGTGAACACGCACCCCGCGCTGCTGCCCAGTTTCCCGGGGGCCCACGGCGCGCGCGACGCGCTCGCGTACGGCGTGAAGGTCACCGGCTGCACCGTCCACTTCGTCGACGACGGCGTCGACACCGGCCCGATCATCGCCCAGGGCGTGGTCGAGGTCCGGGACGAGGACGACGAGAGCGCTCTGCACGAGCGCATCAAGGAAGTCGAGCGCACGCTGCTCGTCGATGTCGTGGGGCGTCTGGCCCGGCACGGCTACCGCATTGAGGGACGAAAGGTTCTTATCCCGTGA
- a CDS encoding response regulator, with amino-acid sequence MSSRIRVLVVDDQFLIRAGLVGLLRAAPGVEVVGEAGDGEEAVALAAQTRPDVVLMDIRMPGMNGITATEKILGQAGEPAPRVLVLTTFDLDEYVYGALRAGASGFLLKDSGPERLLAAVAAVGGGDALFAPSVTRRLVEAFARQTAGPGADDAEPPPDLGALTLREVEVLKLIAGGLTNAEIAERLYISEATVKTHLNRTMSKLDLDSRAQAVVVAYETGLVTPGAGPGNGR; translated from the coding sequence ATGAGCTCACGTATCAGGGTGCTCGTCGTCGACGACCAGTTCCTCATCCGCGCGGGGCTGGTGGGGCTGCTGCGCGCCGCGCCCGGCGTCGAGGTCGTGGGGGAGGCGGGCGACGGCGAGGAGGCCGTGGCGCTCGCCGCGCAGACCCGCCCCGACGTCGTCCTCATGGACATCCGGATGCCGGGCATGAACGGCATCACCGCCACCGAGAAGATCCTTGGACAGGCGGGCGAACCGGCGCCGCGCGTGCTGGTCCTGACGACGTTCGACCTCGACGAGTACGTGTACGGGGCGTTGCGCGCCGGTGCGTCCGGTTTCCTGCTCAAGGACTCGGGGCCCGAACGGCTGCTCGCGGCCGTGGCGGCGGTCGGCGGCGGCGACGCGCTCTTCGCGCCGAGCGTGACGCGGCGGCTCGTCGAGGCGTTCGCCCGGCAGACGGCGGGTCCCGGCGCCGACGACGCGGAGCCGCCGCCCGACCTCGGGGCGCTGACCCTGCGCGAGGTGGAGGTCCTGAAGCTGATCGCGGGCGGCCTCACCAACGCGGAGATCGCGGAGCGGCTCTACATCAGCGAGGCCACGGTCAAGACCCACCTCAACCGCACGATGAGCAAGCTCGACCTGGACAGCAGGGCGCAGGCGGTGGTGGTGGCGTACGAGACGGGGCTCGTGACGCCGGGGGCGGGGCCGGGGAACGGCCGATGA
- a CDS encoding DUF3017 domain-containing protein, with translation MSETTGPEAEPGSASETGPGSTSEAAPGGAADVPRAKGAVSAPGPDGRPRKVSRRFPLFTRDTARPEGGGRAAAGDAPAPARQWPLLSVVSLVGLGLLLTAFDVFRVGTLLIGLALIGGAVLRWALPDVGMLAVRSRFTDMVTYGVLGVAIALLAMMAQPSPWLVIPFLDDTLHYTI, from the coding sequence ATGAGCGAGACCACGGGCCCGGAAGCCGAACCGGGCAGCGCCTCGGAAACCGGGCCGGGCAGCACCTCGGAAGCCGCACCGGGCGGCGCCGCGGACGTTCCCCGGGCCAAGGGCGCGGTCAGCGCGCCGGGCCCGGACGGCCGGCCGCGGAAGGTGTCGCGCCGCTTCCCGCTGTTCACACGGGACACCGCGCGTCCCGAGGGCGGCGGCCGCGCCGCGGCGGGCGACGCGCCCGCGCCGGCCCGGCAGTGGCCGCTGCTCAGCGTCGTCTCGCTGGTCGGACTCGGGCTGCTGCTCACCGCGTTCGACGTGTTCCGCGTCGGCACGCTGCTGATCGGTCTCGCCCTCATCGGCGGTGCCGTGCTGCGCTGGGCGCTGCCGGACGTCGGGATGCTCGCCGTCCGCTCGCGGTTCACGGACATGGTCACGTACGGAGTGCTCGGCGTCGCCATCGCGCTCCTCGCGATGATGGCGCAGCCCAGTCCCTGGCTGGTGATTCCGTTCCTGGACGACACGCTGCACTACACGATCTAG
- a CDS encoding sensor histidine kinase translates to MRIRPLAVDALIAVALTTVAVLLGQESVKQGWIALDPLGYALVALVCLPVAVRGRAPLTVLLVVHLAWFVYVTVGYWPVVGTFGPMLTVYTVASLRSPRVSLACAALMATLWIYAGAISEGASMPSVVGQAVGFSLVLWRFGYVARRSAELARQLKREQDERARREVAEERGRIARELHDVVAHHMSVISVQAGLATFVFGSDPATARAALGTISGTSGEALEELRRMLRVLRAEDGEHTGDEPAAPMPGLARLDEMVERVRAGGVPVELRVTGTPRPVAPGIELCAYRVVQEALTNVLKHARGAAATVELAYRRGHIEVSVTDDGQGVIQDRVRTGSGHGLIGMRERAKLYGGAISIGPLSEGGFAVRLTLPTSARAAARGDDATE, encoded by the coding sequence ATGCGGATCCGCCCCCTCGCTGTCGACGCATTGATCGCGGTCGCCCTGACCACGGTCGCCGTGCTGCTCGGCCAGGAGTCCGTCAAACAGGGCTGGATCGCCCTCGACCCCCTGGGATACGCGCTGGTCGCGCTGGTCTGCCTGCCGGTCGCGGTCCGCGGCAGGGCCCCGCTCACCGTCTTGCTCGTCGTCCATCTGGCGTGGTTCGTCTACGTCACCGTCGGCTACTGGCCAGTGGTCGGCACGTTCGGCCCCATGCTCACCGTCTACACGGTCGCCTCCCTGCGCTCCCCACGCGTCTCCCTCGCCTGCGCCGCGCTGATGGCCACCCTGTGGATCTACGCCGGCGCGATCAGCGAGGGCGCGTCGATGCCGTCCGTCGTCGGCCAGGCCGTCGGCTTCTCCCTCGTCCTGTGGCGCTTCGGGTACGTCGCACGCCGGTCGGCCGAACTGGCCCGGCAGTTGAAGCGCGAGCAGGACGAGCGGGCCCGCCGCGAGGTCGCGGAGGAACGTGGACGCATCGCGCGCGAACTGCACGACGTGGTCGCCCACCACATGTCGGTGATCTCCGTGCAGGCGGGCCTCGCGACGTTCGTCTTCGGCTCCGACCCGGCGACCGCGCGCGCGGCGCTCGGCACCATATCCGGGACCAGCGGCGAGGCACTCGAAGAGCTCCGCCGCATGCTGCGCGTCCTGCGCGCCGAGGACGGCGAGCACACCGGCGACGAGCCCGCGGCCCCGATGCCGGGTCTGGCCCGCCTGGACGAGATGGTCGAGCGGGTCCGCGCGGGGGGAGTCCCCGTCGAACTGCGGGTCACGGGGACACCGCGGCCGGTGGCGCCCGGTATCGAACTGTGCGCGTACCGCGTGGTGCAGGAGGCGCTGACCAACGTACTGAAACACGCCCGCGGAGCCGCCGCGACCGTCGAACTCGCTTACCGGCGCGGGCACATCGAGGTCTCGGTCACCGATGACGGGCAGGGGGTGATTCAGGACAGAGTGCGGACGGGCAGTGGACACGGCTTGATTGGGATGCGGGAGCGGGCCAAGCTCTACGGCGGGGCGATCAGTATCGGCCCGCTGAGCGAGGGGGGGTTCGCCGTGCGACTCACCCTGCCGACCTCGGCGCGGGCCGCGGCGCGGGGGGACGACGCAACGGAATGA
- a CDS encoding LysR family transcriptional regulator: MRVTQSSGAAGLDLNLLVALDVLLEEQSVSGAARRLHLSEPAMSRTLGRIRKALGDPVLVRAGRQMVPTPHALAVQAEVSAVVERARALFAGPGAVDLHTVSRTLSILGSDAIAAAYGPELFARAAEEAPGVRLRFLGESHVDEPMLRQGTADLELGVIDTTAPEVLVEKIREDRMIGMARPGHPLLEGELTARRFAAADHVNVSRRGRLSGPLDAALAELGLDRRVVGSMATFSSSVFVLLRTDLVGLAASWTRPLSEALGLVTFEVPVDLPSLPLGMAWHPRHDADPAHAWLRACARELLAAV; the protein is encoded by the coding sequence ATGCGTGTGACGCAATCCAGTGGTGCGGCCGGACTCGATCTCAATCTGCTGGTCGCTCTCGACGTCCTCCTCGAGGAGCAGAGCGTGTCGGGCGCGGCTCGCAGGCTGCATCTGTCGGAGCCGGCGATGAGCCGCACGCTCGGCCGTATCCGCAAGGCTCTCGGCGACCCCGTCCTCGTGCGGGCCGGGCGGCAGATGGTGCCGACGCCGCACGCGCTGGCCGTGCAGGCCGAGGTGAGCGCGGTGGTCGAGCGGGCCCGTGCGCTCTTCGCCGGGCCGGGCGCCGTCGACCTGCACACGGTCTCCCGCACCCTCTCGATCCTCGGCTCCGACGCGATCGCCGCCGCGTACGGCCCCGAGCTCTTCGCCCGCGCCGCCGAGGAGGCCCCCGGCGTGCGTCTGCGCTTCCTCGGCGAGAGTCACGTCGACGAACCCATGCTGCGGCAGGGCACCGCCGATCTGGAGCTCGGCGTGATCGACACGACGGCGCCCGAGGTGCTCGTGGAGAAGATCCGCGAGGATCGGATGATCGGCATGGCACGGCCCGGGCACCCCCTGCTGGAGGGCGAGTTGACGGCCCGCCGGTTCGCCGCGGCCGATCATGTGAACGTCTCGCGCCGAGGGCGCCTGTCGGGGCCGCTGGACGCCGCGCTCGCCGAACTCGGCCTGGACAGACGGGTGGTGGGCAGCATGGCGACGTTCTCGTCGTCCGTCTTCGTGCTGCTGCGCACGGACCTGGTGGGGCTGGCCGCGTCCTGGACCCGCCCGCTCTCGGAGGCCTTGGGCCTGGTCACCTTCGAGGTCCCGGTGGACCTGCCGTCCCTCCCGCTGGGCATGGCCTGGCACCCCCGCCACGACGCGGACCCGGCGCACGCGTGGCTGCGCGCGTGCGCGCGGGAGCTCCTCGCGGCTGTGTAG
- the purH gene encoding bifunctional phosphoribosylaminoimidazolecarboxamide formyltransferase/IMP cyclohydrolase, with amino-acid sequence MTAEATNPANANAANANDAQRPIKRALVSVYDKTGLEELARGLHEAGVELVSTGSTASKIAAAGVPVTKVEELTGFPECLDGRVKTLHPKVHAGILADLRLEDHRRQLAELGVEPFQLVVVNLYPFKETVASGATPDECVEQIDIGGPSMVRAAAKNHPSVAVVTDPKRYADVLAAVKAGGFDLTARKRLAGEAFQHTAAYDVAVASWFADGYAAADESGHPGFLGATYERKNVLRYGENPHQGAALYVDGTGGLAEAEQLHGKEMSYNNFTDTDAARRAAYDHDEPCVAIIKHANPCGIAIGASVAEAHRKAHACDPLSAFGGVIAVNRPVSKEMAEQVAEIFTEVIVAPEYEDGALDVLTKKKNIRVLRAHRAPSNAVEVKQIDGGALLQVTDRLQADGDNPANWTLATGDALNAGELAELAFAWKASRAVKSNAILLAKDGASVGVGMGQVNRVDSAKLAVERAGEERARGSYAASDAFFPFPDGLEILTAAGVKAVVQPGGSVRDELVVEAAKKAGVTMYFTGTRHFFH; translated from the coding sequence GTGACCGCCGAAGCTACGAACCCTGCGAACGCGAACGCCGCGAACGCGAACGACGCACAGCGCCCCATCAAGCGTGCGCTCGTCAGCGTCTACGACAAGACCGGCCTGGAAGAGCTCGCGCGCGGGCTGCACGAGGCGGGCGTCGAGCTCGTCTCCACCGGTTCGACCGCCTCGAAGATCGCCGCCGCCGGGGTGCCCGTCACCAAGGTCGAGGAGCTCACCGGTTTCCCCGAGTGCCTGGACGGCCGGGTCAAGACCCTGCACCCGAAGGTCCACGCCGGCATCCTCGCCGACCTGCGCCTGGAGGACCACCGGCGCCAGCTCGCCGAGCTCGGCGTCGAGCCCTTCCAGCTCGTCGTCGTGAACCTCTACCCCTTCAAGGAGACCGTCGCCTCCGGGGCCACCCCCGACGAGTGCGTCGAGCAGATCGACATCGGCGGCCCGTCCATGGTCCGCGCCGCCGCCAAGAACCACCCCTCGGTCGCGGTCGTCACCGACCCGAAGCGGTACGCCGACGTGCTCGCCGCGGTCAAGGCCGGCGGCTTCGACCTGACCGCGCGCAAGCGGCTCGCCGGAGAAGCGTTCCAGCACACGGCCGCGTACGACGTGGCGGTGGCGAGCTGGTTCGCGGACGGTTACGCCGCGGCGGACGAGTCGGGCCACCCCGGCTTCCTCGGCGCCACGTACGAGCGCAAGAACGTCCTCCGCTACGGCGAGAACCCCCACCAGGGCGCCGCTCTCTACGTCGACGGCACGGGCGGTCTCGCCGAGGCCGAGCAGCTGCACGGCAAGGAGATGTCGTACAACAACTTCACGGACACGGATGCCGCGCGCCGCGCCGCGTACGACCACGACGAGCCCTGCGTCGCGATCATCAAGCACGCCAACCCGTGCGGCATCGCGATCGGCGCGAGCGTCGCCGAGGCGCACCGCAAGGCGCACGCCTGCGACCCGCTCTCCGCGTTCGGCGGCGTCATCGCCGTGAACCGCCCGGTCTCCAAGGAGATGGCGGAGCAGGTCGCCGAGATCTTCACCGAGGTCATCGTCGCGCCGGAGTACGAGGACGGCGCCCTCGACGTCCTCACCAAGAAGAAGAACATCCGCGTCCTGCGGGCCCATCGGGCGCCGTCCAACGCGGTCGAGGTCAAGCAGATCGACGGCGGCGCGCTGCTCCAGGTCACCGACCGCCTCCAGGCCGACGGCGACAACCCCGCCAACTGGACGCTCGCCACGGGCGACGCGCTCAACGCGGGCGAGCTCGCCGAGCTGGCCTTCGCCTGGAAGGCGTCCCGCGCGGTCAAGTCCAACGCGATCCTGCTCGCCAAGGACGGCGCGTCCGTCGGCGTCGGCATGGGCCAGGTCAACCGCGTCGACTCCGCGAAGCTTGCCGTCGAGCGGGCGGGCGAGGAGCGGGCCCGCGGCTCCTACGCCGCGTCCGACGCGTTCTTCCCCTTCCCCGACGGCCTGGAGATCCTGACGGCCGCGGGCGTCAAGGCCGTGGTGCAGCCGGGCGGTTCGGTCCGTGACGAGCTGGTGGTCGAGGCGGCGAAGAAGGCGGGCGTCACGATGTACTTCACGGGGACGCGGCACTTCTTCCACTGA
- a CDS encoding helix-turn-helix transcriptional regulator: protein MSEQVHNRLAMVRAERKVSRQSLAEAVGAHYQTIGYIERGQYNPSLDLALKIAKHFALPVEALFSLEPFRPLTDEVYGRDH from the coding sequence ATGAGCGAGCAAGTGCACAACAGGTTGGCGATGGTGCGCGCCGAACGGAAGGTGTCGCGTCAGAGCCTGGCCGAGGCAGTGGGAGCCCACTACCAGACCATCGGCTACATCGAGCGCGGGCAGTACAACCCGAGCCTCGACCTCGCGCTGAAGATCGCGAAGCACTTCGCACTGCCGGTCGAGGCCCTGTTCTCCCTCGAACCGTTCCGCCCGCTCACGGACGAGGTCTACGGGAGGGACCACTGA
- a CDS encoding XRE family transcriptional regulator → MPRWKALPDELDPEVREFAGQLRRLVDRSGLSIAAVSDRTGYSKTSWERYLNGRLLAPKGAIVALAEVTGTPPVHLITMWELAERAWSRSEMRHDMTMQAIRISQARAALGETGPDPMSGSGKADGKGAPGKTPKAPKAPRPGKTEGKRDAQQDAKRGAQQDAKQDVTQDATRDRQAPGRTAPGAQAPGVQAPGGQAPGAQAPGVPAPGGQAPGGRAPGRKAAGNAPSPWPSPPSQPSYPGQPSPQPPAPGGRGAARNGSGGGAGPVTGVAGPAGVSPTVGPPSVGSYGASSSYGDVSASAFGAAGSPGGPGGPGAPAGPGGPAGSPDRQRRRRKLTMFLAGIVGALVVIAAAVFMTGFGGDDKGDDKAKPSVTPTKKDTDLPAGVECSGKACAGKDPENMGCGGELAKTTARATIGQTLVEVRYSKVCGAAWARITQATPGDELTITGPGGGAGAKQNSTVNEDFDAYTPMVAAESGTAAKACATLTTGRTGCTA, encoded by the coding sequence ATGCCTCGTTGGAAGGCGCTACCGGACGAGCTCGACCCGGAGGTCAGGGAGTTCGCCGGCCAGCTGCGCAGGCTGGTCGACCGCAGCGGGCTGAGCATCGCGGCGGTGTCCGACAGGACCGGCTACAGCAAGACGTCGTGGGAGCGCTATCTGAACGGGCGGCTGCTCGCGCCCAAGGGGGCGATCGTCGCGCTGGCCGAGGTGACCGGGACGCCGCCGGTGCACCTCATCACCATGTGGGAGCTCGCGGAGCGGGCGTGGAGCCGCTCCGAGATGCGGCACGACATGACGATGCAGGCGATCCGCATCTCGCAGGCACGGGCCGCGCTGGGGGAGACGGGCCCCGACCCGATGAGCGGGTCCGGCAAGGCGGACGGCAAGGGAGCGCCCGGGAAGACGCCGAAGGCGCCCAAGGCGCCCAGGCCTGGGAAGACCGAGGGCAAGCGGGACGCGCAGCAGGACGCGAAGCGGGGCGCGCAGCAGGACGCGAAGCAGGACGTGACGCAGGACGCGACGCGGGACCGGCAGGCGCCGGGCCGGACGGCGCCGGGTGCGCAAGCCCCGGGTGTGCAAGCACCGGGCGGGCAGGCCCCGGGTGCGCAGGCCCCGGGTGTGCCAGCGCCGGGCGGCCAAGCGCCGGGCGGCCGGGCCCCGGGGCGGAAGGCGGCCGGGAACGCGCCCTCCCCGTGGCCGTCGCCGCCTTCGCAGCCCTCCTACCCCGGGCAGCCGTCTCCGCAGCCGCCTGCCCCCGGGGGCAGGGGCGCGGCGCGCAACGGCTCCGGCGGTGGTGCCGGGCCGGTGACCGGGGTGGCGGGTCCTGCCGGGGTGTCGCCCACGGTGGGGCCGCCCTCGGTCGGTTCGTACGGGGCGTCCAGCTCGTACGGTGACGTCTCGGCGTCCGCCTTCGGCGCGGCCGGGAGCCCCGGAGGCCCCGGAGGTCCGGGCGCGCCCGCAGGTCCCGGCGGTCCCGCGGGATCGCCCGACAGGCAGCGGCGGCGCCGGAAGCTGACGATGTTCCTCGCGGGCATAGTCGGGGCCCTCGTGGTCATCGCCGCCGCGGTCTTCATGACCGGGTTCGGCGGCGACGACAAGGGTGACGACAAGGCGAAGCCGTCCGTGACGCCGACCAAGAAGGACACGGACCTGCCCGCCGGGGTCGAGTGCAGCGGCAAGGCCTGCGCGGGCAAGGACCCCGAGAACATGGGCTGCGGCGGTGAGCTGGCGAAGACGACGGCGCGGGCGACGATCGGGCAGACCCTGGTCGAGGTGCGGTACAGCAAGGTGTGCGGCGCCGCGTGGGCGCGGATCACCCAGGCCACGCCGGGGGACGAGCTGACGATCACGGGGCCGGGCGGCGGTGCCGGGGCCAAGCAGAACAGCACGGTGAACGAGGACTTCGACGCGTACACGCCGATGGTGGCCGCCGAGTCGGGGACGGCCGCGAAGGCGTGCGCGACACTCACGACCGGCAGGACGGGCTGCACCGCGTAA
- a CDS encoding MFS transporter: protein MRPPTPAAPPAPAKPAPSPLKRTTLFTLCACVLVAQGMVAAINLLVPQLSSSGLHPSPSELLWTVDAYVIVFAGLLIPAGALGDRYGRKGALLTGLGLFAAGATVSALAVSPAMLIAGRGVSGAGAALVMPATMSILMRVASQEERPRAVASWTLAAGLGGLTGNVGGGFVGQYLSWRALFWVVVPLAALLALAVARVVPRTDKAVKAPALDPLGTLLLTGGLLALLFGIIESPMYGWTSARILAAFAIGAALVALFVTHALRSRAPLFDPRVFAAPRLRAATLGTAVSFFGLFSLFYVNSQYLQYEKGYGAARAGLAIIPLTIGMVLVPKLAARLPGPPRAVAGGGLLLIGLGLLGASTANGSTPYALYACWLLVISAGTGLCMPTLTLSVVGSLPPHQAGLGSGLSTSAREVGAALGVAVTGTTLASHASGGFLGGMEAALRIVSFVVIAAAAVVTLGYGKKP, encoded by the coding sequence CTGCGGCCTCCGACTCCGGCGGCCCCGCCCGCACCCGCGAAGCCCGCCCCGTCCCCCCTGAAGCGGACGACGCTGTTCACCCTCTGCGCCTGCGTCCTCGTCGCACAGGGCATGGTCGCCGCCATCAACCTCCTCGTCCCCCAGCTGAGCTCGTCAGGACTGCACCCCTCGCCGAGCGAACTCCTGTGGACGGTCGACGCGTACGTCATCGTCTTCGCGGGGCTCCTCATCCCGGCCGGCGCGCTCGGCGACCGGTACGGCCGCAAGGGCGCGCTGCTCACGGGACTCGGCCTCTTCGCCGCGGGCGCGACCGTCAGCGCGCTCGCCGTCTCCCCCGCGATGCTGATCGCCGGACGCGGTGTCTCCGGCGCGGGCGCCGCGCTGGTCATGCCCGCGACCATGTCGATCCTGATGCGCGTCGCCTCGCAGGAGGAACGGCCGCGCGCCGTCGCCTCCTGGACGCTCGCCGCCGGGCTCGGCGGCCTCACGGGCAACGTCGGCGGCGGCTTCGTCGGCCAGTACCTGTCCTGGCGTGCGCTGTTCTGGGTGGTGGTGCCGCTCGCCGCGCTGCTCGCCCTCGCCGTGGCACGGGTGGTGCCCCGTACGGACAAGGCGGTCAAGGCCCCCGCCCTGGACCCCCTCGGCACGCTCCTGCTCACCGGCGGTCTGCTCGCGCTGCTCTTCGGCATCATCGAGAGCCCGATGTACGGCTGGACGTCCGCGCGCATCCTGGCCGCGTTCGCGATCGGCGCGGCCCTCGTCGCGCTCTTCGTCACGCACGCCCTGCGCTCGCGCGCCCCGCTCTTCGACCCGCGGGTCTTCGCCGCGCCGCGGCTGCGCGCCGCGACCCTCGGCACGGCCGTGAGCTTCTTCGGTCTCTTCTCGCTCTTCTACGTCAACTCGCAGTACCTGCAGTACGAGAAGGGGTACGGCGCCGCGCGCGCCGGCCTCGCGATCATCCCGCTCACCATCGGCATGGTGCTCGTGCCCAAGCTCGCCGCGCGCCTGCCGGGACCCCCGCGTGCGGTGGCGGGCGGCGGCCTGCTCCTGATCGGCCTCGGCCTGCTCGGCGCGTCCACCGCGAACGGCTCGACGCCCTACGCGCTCTACGCCTGCTGGCTCCTGGTCATCTCGGCGGGCACGGGCCTGTGCATGCCCACGCTCACACTGAGCGTCGTCGGCTCGCTCCCGCCCCACCAGGCGGGCCTCGGTTCCGGGCTCAGCACCTCGGCCCGCGAGGTCGGCGCCGCGCTCGGCGTGGCCGTGACCGGCACGACCCTGGCCTCGCACGCCTCGGGCGGCTTCCTCGGCGGCATGGAGGCGGCGCTGCGCATCGTGTCGTTCGTGGTGATCGCCGCGGCGGCGGTGGTCACGCTCGGGTACGGCAAGAAGCCGTGA
- a CDS encoding bifunctional methylenetetrahydrofolate dehydrogenase/methenyltetrahydrofolate cyclohydrolase → MTAQILDGKATAAAIKSELTARVAALKEKGVTPGLGTVLVGDDPGSQKYVAGKHRDCAQVGIASIQRELPATASQEEIEAVVRELNEDPACTGYIVQLPLPKGIDENRVLELMDPDKDADGLHPMNLGRLVLNEPAPLPCTPYGIIRLLRQHDVEIKGAEVVVVGRGVTIGRPMPLLLTRKSENATVTQCHTGTRDLAAHLRRADIIVAAAGVPHLIKPEDVKPGAAVLDVGVSRDENGKIVGDVHPGVAEVAGWISPNPGGVGPMTRAQLLVNVVEAAERAAR, encoded by the coding sequence ATGACCGCCCAGATTCTCGATGGCAAGGCCACCGCAGCCGCGATCAAGTCCGAACTGACCGCCCGCGTGGCGGCCCTGAAGGAGAAGGGCGTCACGCCCGGACTCGGTACCGTCCTGGTCGGCGACGACCCGGGCAGCCAGAAGTACGTCGCGGGGAAGCACCGTGACTGCGCGCAGGTCGGCATCGCCTCCATCCAGCGCGAACTGCCCGCCACCGCCTCCCAGGAGGAGATCGAGGCGGTCGTCCGCGAGCTCAACGAGGACCCGGCCTGCACCGGATACATCGTCCAGCTCCCGCTCCCCAAGGGCATCGACGAGAACCGCGTCCTGGAACTCATGGACCCGGACAAGGACGCCGACGGCCTGCACCCGATGAACCTCGGCCGGCTCGTCCTGAACGAGCCGGCGCCGCTGCCCTGCACCCCGTACGGCATCATCCGGCTGCTCCGGCAGCACGACGTGGAGATCAAGGGCGCCGAGGTCGTCGTGGTCGGCCGCGGCGTCACCATCGGCAGGCCCATGCCGCTCCTGCTCACCCGCAAGTCCGAGAACGCCACGGTCACCCAGTGCCACACCGGCACCCGTGACCTCGCCGCCCACCTCAGGCGGGCGGACATCATCGTGGCCGCCGCGGGCGTGCCGCACCTGATCAAGCCCGAGGACGTGAAGCCGGGCGCCGCCGTCCTGGACGTGGGCGTCTCGCGCGACGAGAACGGCAAGATCGTCGGCGATGTCCACCCGGGCGTCGCCGAGGTCGCGGGCTGGATCTCCCCGAACCCGGGCGGCGTCGGCCCGATGACCCGCGCCCAGCTCCTGGTGAACGTCGTCGAGGCCGCGGAACGCGCCGCGCGCTGA